From one Triticum urartu cultivar G1812 chromosome 3, Tu2.1, whole genome shotgun sequence genomic stretch:
- the LOC125547909 gene encoding protein MAIN-LIKE 1-like → MVWLLDDHWDKQHRSYAMAVEQRALAPLKLRSHGVTLGWMRYDERYTPYVRETGLLPFIHMVRRSTPPNNAPALTALIDHWRPETHSFHLRTGEMTVTLQDIAMITGLPIDGNPLCMSTDSDGWRAQMHALIGMVPPEPPEPAAENKKKERVAAGATFTWITEHFGTCPPEADEDTVKIYARVYMWYVISRTMFADGTGKNAPWMWLKALTVFDSKWSWGSATLAYLCASNLFNKVANRFSEKARQQS, encoded by the exons ATGGTTTGGCTTCTCGATGATCACTGGGACAAACAACACCGGTCGTACGCTATGGCGGTGGAGCAGCGG GCGCTTGCACCTTTGAAGCTTCGTTCTCACggggtcacccttgggtggaTGCGCTATGATGAGCGATACACACCGTATGTAAGGGAGACAGGACTTCTCCCTTTCATTCATATGGTCAGACGGTCGACGCCACCCAACAATGCTCCAGCACTCACCGCGCTTATTGATCATTGGCGGCCGGAGACACATAGTTTCCATCTACGGACCGGGGAGATGACAGTGACGCTCCAGGATATTGCTATGATCACCGGTCTTCCTATCGATGGGAATCCTCTATGTATGAGCACCGACTCCGATGGGTGGCGCGCGCAGATGCATGCCCTTATCGGTATGGTTCCTCCGGAGCCTCCGGAACCAGCAGCAGAAAACAAGAAGAAGGAAAGAGTCGCAGCCGGTGCTACTTTCACGTGGATTACTGAGCACTTTGGTACTTGCCCACCGGAAGCTGATGAGGACACGGTCAAGATATATGCTCGTGTCTACATGTGGTATGTGATATCCAGGACTATGTTTGCTGATGGCACAGGCAAGAATGCTCCATGGATGTGGCTGAAGGCGTTGACCGTCTTCGATAGCAAATGGAGTTGGGGTTCGGCGACACTGGCTTACTTGTGTGCGAGCAATTTGTTCAACAAAGTGGCGAACCGCTTCTCGGAGAAAGCAAGACAACAATCTTGA